The genomic segment TCCCTGATGTCCGTTAGGTTCAGCCACAAGTGGCGCTCCTTTGGCGGGCTCAAGCGCAATTGGTTTGTGCAGTTACACAAACGTTAACCAATCTGGCTTCAGTAACAGAGTAAACAGGAGTTTCCCCAACGGGGCGTTACCTTTCGATAGGGAACTACCTCAGCGTCTGATCTaaactatagggagcccttttacattactttaatactATTGCGATGTGTAATAGTGTGTAGACACGTGTACCGAACCGAAATACCCATACCGAAAATACATGTACCGTTACATGCCTAGAGAACAAGCTGTTTATGCAGTTTAGTTTTCACTAGGATTGAAGTTCTAAAGCTTCAGTATAATTCATTGTACAATGATGCTTTATTTCTAAAggaaatttaatttctgaaatCTTACTGAAATACTTTGGATAATTTTTAGATACTTATTGtgaaaaaatgttgtgaaatgCAAGCTACTTCAGatcaaaatatgcaaaatgaGGTGTAGAGCATAAGGAtgcaaacataaattaaaatcacGGTAACACTGTCCTTTATATGTAATGcactataaaattatttttaatgcattagttTTGCATTGTAGTTATAATACATTGCATGATCTCATTGCTAgttgtaaccacagttataaTACTTATCTATTCATTACTTCactttcagaaaatataatgcattaaaacatgtAACAAGAACTCctcaaatattttaatgaatttcatctttggttacaattatttatggAAATATAGAATGCATTACAACTTACATGAATACCTTTATAAACATAAAGGCTTCAAGAAAAATGTTACGAAAAGCACCTTTGTGTTGTATGTTTTGTGTTCAGTATTCCCTCATTGCCGGTCTTTCATCTGTTGTTCTATGTGGCAGAAAAGGCAATGAAACCTGGGAAACAAAATTTGACGTCTCCGTTGAGAATAAAACATGCCCCTGTGTGAACAGAAAAGACGAATTAAAGAGCACAAAGGACATCACTTGTTTGCTTCCTCACATCTTTGAGATAGACCCTCAGGCTCAAGTGACCTGGAGAAATGTAAGACACAATTGTAAACAAAACTGAACCCAACAACTACTGCACAAGACCAACATgctaaaaatgactaaaaatcgACTGactttaaagcaatagttcatgcaaaaaaatgaaaatttgctggaaATGTCCTCACCTTCAgaccatccaaaatgtagatgagtttgtttcttcatctgatttgttgaaatttagcatcacatcacttgttcaccaatggatcctctgcagtgaatgggtgccatcagaatgagagtccaaacagctgataaaaacatcacaataatccacaagtaacatgcaccactccagtccatcaattcaTATCTTGAGAacacaaaagctgcatgtttgtaagaaacaaatccatcattaagacatttttaacttcaaaccattgcttctggttaaactatgagtccataatccataataatgcttcctccagtgaaaacgtcatctggtctgaatcaggagagaaatctgcacaggtcaagcaccgtttacaaaccaaaacagctctaaaccaatatgtggctggattttgatttGAGAGACACCAGGAGCTGGAagtgacagtttaaagttaaaaacatcttaattagGGCCCACGAGGACCCTATTGGAATTGCtcagtttcttcttcttcttcttctcctccaaAATGAATCACATTTTTGAGGGCCTAGACATGCTCgaaaactcatgaaactttgcacatgCGCCAGAAGTGGCAAAAATTTACAAACTGCCCCAAACTTAACATGTTTTATAAGAGTCATGTCCTGAACACATGCCCATATTCAGTTATAGTCATAGcaccaccagctggcagcaggaaGTGGCATGTTTCATGCTCTAACAAACTCCTCCTTGAGATTTAATGACATCAACATTATATTTGGTCAGTCTACTCTAAAGGCCTTTGCAATGTTAAATTGCGAAGATCTTGGGTTTTCGTTAAAGGGTGTGTCTGTGGCAGCCTGACAAAGTTCCATTTTTTGCCATGGAAAAGGAAGTTGTTGTTGGAAAATACAATGGAACATacaatgtccgatctgccccaaacttcacatgtttgataagagtcctggcctgaacacacctaaaggccaatattcttaaacatgcaatgtccgatctgcactagacttcacatgtttggtaagagtcatggcctgaagacatctaaaGGACAATATACAGTTATAATCATAGCaccacctgttggcaacaggatatgtcatgttttacactaactcaaacataccatgttcaatctgcaccaaacttcatatgtttgataataGTGCTGGCCTGAAGATatctacatgccaatattcATTATAGTCATAGcaccaccagctggcagcaggaagtttggcacatataaatgaCTTTGACATATTCCTCTTATATTTACcactttaaatgcatattgctgACCGTTCGCTGGTTTCCTAAAGCCACTGGGTGGCGGTGAGCCCGTGTGCAAGGGCCCTTTCAacgctgcttgcagctttaataatagattttttttttaattttttttacaaacacacagcttttgtcttctcaagatgttaactgatggactggagtggtgtggattacttgtatgATGTCCACTGCCTGTGTGTGAAGAGGCTGGAGGCAGCGGCGCAGCGCAAATCCATGAATTAATGTTCTGAAGGATTGGGAACCGCtgagttaatgtcttgtgaagccaaaagctgtgtgtttgtaagtaacaaatccatcaaggcatttttaactttaaaccgttACTTGTGGCCAAAATATGGGTCCAgtatccataataacgcttcctcgagtgaaaaagtccatcccctgttgtctctcacatcaaaatccacccacatatacgtttagagctgttttggactgttttagcttgtaaacagtgcttgatctgtgcagatttctctcctgattcagaccagaccactttttttcactggaggaagtgttattataacTAGAGAATCCATATTTTAGCTAGAAGTAAAGGTccaaagttaaaatgtcttgatggatttgtttcttacaaacacgcggCTTTTGTCTTCTTAAGACGTTAATtgctggactggagtgctgtggattattgtgatgtttttatcagctgtttggactctaaatctgacggcacccattcactgcagagcatccattgctgagcaagtgatccTACATTTGCTACAAATGCTActatgctacatttctccaaaaatgatgaacaaacaaaatcacatcttgggtggcctgagagtgagtattAGCATTTTCAGCAAGTCTTCAGTTTTGGGTAAACTCTTCCTTTAATGCTTCTCCTGTGGTTAACATTACTTTCATAAAAATGGCAAACATCAGACAAGTTGTTTCTTGGTTTTGGTAGTTCCTTACATACATGCAATTATAACTTAAAGCATTCACTTTCACATCATCACTCCTAAATCCATGCATGTCTGTACGTGTGCATTGTAATTGTTTTGTCTGCTAAACGGTTTGTTTTACTCTCTCTTTAGAACTGCCACCCACTCAACGTGACAAACAGTAAGGTTTTGGCGATAAACAGATCCCCAGACATGGTTGGAAAATATACGTGCTTTGTGAGCTTTACTTTTAGAGGGAAAAATTACTCCGCTGCCCAGACTACAGAAATCTACAGTCACCCTGAGGATTACGGTAAATGACTatttaaaatctgaaattacTCCAGAGGCTCTGTTTCAAAACCTGTAGAGCTGCATCACTACTACTACAGTCTACTATTATTATATACTCTCTAGGGGAACAAAAAGTACAAAGCCATCACTATGGCATAAAAGCTAAAAGATACATCTTTGTACGTTACTTacattatttacccctaaatggtgtgtgtgtgtgtggtgtatatatagtcaacatttgaagtggatcaaaaaggttcatcaaagttgtcctaaacaagactgcattttggttttaggacaactttaattaaaggttttgatccacttcaaatgttgactagtatatatatataaacaaatttattttatttcagcttataTACAGTAAGTAAAACTGAAAACTGGAAAAATAAAttagacatattaaaaaaaaaaaattcattaataaaaaaaaactaattctaaatattaataaaactataatagtgtctcagttatactaaaataacactgcctgGAATCCATTGAGGATCCAACATCTAATGAACTACATTTTAGCACTATAAAgacaattcaaataaatattgtgttttgCAAGTCTGTCCTATTAAGAAATTAACTAATataatttagcaaaaaaaatacggtttttaaaaagaaataaatgctttagaaaatgaacaaattcaCTTTAGACCAAGAGATGGCAATATAGAGCTAAAGTGAAAATGTTCAGATTGTGAGAGTTTCTGTGGTTTGATCAATAGTGTGATAAATGTGTGTTTCGTTAACAGTGGTGACAAAGCCTGAAATCATCTATCCAAAAGAATATGAACAAAAAGTAACACTTGGTGAGTGATAATGAGGATATTTTAACTCCTGTCGTCCAAGCCCTTCTGCTGCTTTATATGTGCATTAGTGTTAGTTagtgttttaaaggaatagttccccccaaaaatgaaaatttgccaaCATTCTCCTTATCCTCAGACTATCAAAgacgtagatgagtttgtttcctcATTGGAacggatttggagaaatgtagcatcacatcacttgctcagcaatggatgctctgcagtgaatgggtgccgtcagaatgagagtccaaacagctgataaaaacatcacaataatccacagcactccagtccagcaATTAACGTCTTAAGAAGACAAAAGccgcgtgtttgtaagaaacaaatccatcaagacattttaactttggACCTTTACTTCTAGCTAAAATATGGATTCTCTAgttataataacacttcctccagtgaaaaaaagtggtctggtctgaatcaggagagaaatctgcacagatcaagcactgtttacaagctaaaacagtccaaaacagctctaaacgtatatgtgggtggattttgatgtgagagacaacaggggatggactttttcactcgaggaagcgttattatggatactggactcgtattttggccACAAGTaacggtttaaagttaaaaatgccttgatggatttgttacttacaaacacacagcttttggcttcacaagacattaactcaGCGGTTCCCAATCCTTCAGAACATTAATTCATGGATTTGCGCTGCGCCGCTGCCTCCAGcctcttcacacacagacgagtGGACATCATATAcgtctgtaaataaatacaatttaaatttacgtctcgcacactttaatgccctttgaatGGAACAAACACTCGTTTCGAAATGGAATCATGGTGGAATATCCGGTGATGTCCACTTCACAGGGCACTTGCGTTCGAATAGAACAAGCGCCGTACGTGATAAGagatacatataaaatatgcaGACCGGGGGGGTGCgaggactgggattgggaaacgctgcattaactgatggactggagtggtgtggattattgtgatgtttttatcagctgattggactctcattctgacggcacccattcactgcagagcatccattgctgaacaagtgatggaatgctacaaaTGGATggaatttctccaaatctttttttttttaactgaatgtTTATTGGTTTTTAacaaataacatacaaacacataaattatacataaaattttataaataaatttgtattccATATATTCCCATATAGTCACCacactcggtcctggagggccggtgtcctgcacaGTTttgctccaacttgcctcaacacacgtGCCTTTAAGTCTCAAGTAtacctagtaagaccttgattagctggttcaggtgtgtttgattagggttggagctaaactctgcaggacaccggccctccaggaacaagtttggtgaccccttctctaactctagcactctctattttaattctattctttaaaaaatatgctttccccttttagacttgcactctattgatttatctgttttctttttatttattatacaattagcAAAGagcaaaaaaaggcctctaacacagcttactctattctttttctattgtatctgttttcttttatttgtatatatatatatatatatatatatatatatatatattaaacccttgctacatgtactgcattaggataactgagacttgttatagcccttgcatatcattgctcttttgttgattttgattgcttccattgtcctcatttgtaaatcgctttggataaaagcatctgctaaatgactaaacgtgtatatatgtacagtggtgtgaaaacgtttttgcccccttcctgtttttttttcattttttgtatatttgtcacacttgaatgattcagatcatcaaactaattttaatattacacaaagataacccaagtaaatacaaaatgcagttttaaaataatgatttcatttattaagggaaaaaagctgtccaaacctgcctggcactacgtgaaaaagtaattgccccctaaatctaataactggttgtgccaccctttgcagcaacaactgcaatcggagtctttcacatcgctgtggaggaattttggcccactcttctttgcagaattgttttaattcagccacattggagggttttcgatcatgaatggactgtttaaggtcatgccacagcatctcaatcagatttaaaggggtcatcggatgcccattttccacaagttgatatgattcttttagggtcttaatgaaaagtctataacatgctttggttaaaatttctcaatggtagtgtaaaaaaacaccctttttaccctttcagctctgttttcagcaagctgttttttagtccatgtcactataaatgctaatgagctctgctcttccgtggggtgacgaacagactgtaaacttcagccgcgaaactggctaactagcacttTATTAGAAAAGACAATtagcaaagattcataaaaaaaccttttatctgagacaggaatctcagaacagcctgaaaggggattttaaaatagggatttaaaaaaaaaaaaaaacactgggtggatttttatcattatgagatggatgtgtacacacacttccaacacacatttatgttcaaacaatttgtaaagtgaattttgcatccgatgaccccttcaagtccagactttgatttggctactccaaaaccttaatgtTGTTTTCcttcagccattcagaggtggacttgctggtgtgtttgggatcattgttctgctgcataacccaagtgcacttgagcttgaggtcacaaactgatggctggacattctccttcaggattttctgatagagagcagaattcatggttccatcaattatggcgagtcatccaggttctgaagctgcaaagcagcctcagaccatcacactaccaccaccatgtttgactgttggtatgatgttctttttatgaaatgctgtgttggttttacaccagatgtaacgggacacacaccttccaaaaagttcaacttgtctcatcagtccacagaatatttgcccaaaagtcttggggataatcaagatattttttggcaaatgtgagacgagcctttgtgttctttttggtcagcagtggcttttgccttggaactctcccatggatgctgtttttgcccagtccctttcttattgttgaatcatgaacactgaccgtAATTGAGGCAAGtaaggcctgcagttctttagatgttgttctgggttcttttatgacctcctggatgagtcgtctttgtgctcttggagtaattttggtaggccggccactcctgggaagcttcaccactgttccaagttttctccgtttgtggataatggctctgaccatggttcactggagtcccaaagccttagaaatggctttataaccctttccagactgatacatgtcaactattttgtttctcatctgttcttgaatttcttaagatcgcggcgtgatgtgttgctctttaaacatgcttcactttgtcagacaggttctatttaagtgatttcttgattcaacaggtctggcagtaatcaggcctgggtttgtcTAGTggaatttaactcagctttctaaaataatgcgtttaatcacagttctttcatgatttaacaggagggggcaattcatttttcatgtaggtttggacagctttttttcccttaataaatgaaatcatcatttaaaaactgcattttgtatttacttgcattatctttgtgtaatattaaaatttgtttgacaatctgaatcttttaagtttgacaaatatgcaacaacaacaaaaataaaaaaacaggaagggggcaaaaacctttttatattttaatatatatatatattttttttttactgtttctcTTGctttgttgcaaataaatatactgGCCAATATGTTTTAAGGCCtcatttctttacattttctgaCTGAACTGTCCATTAAGCTCAAGAAATGAATTGGACTTTCAATTCTGATCTAGCCTGCAGGCCTACATAAGTATGTGTTTGAAAAGTGCAATAACGTTCATGTCACCACAGGTGAAAGTTACACAGTGAACTGCAAAGCTCTTCTTGGGAAGAACAACAAAGAAGAAGAAACCTTTATTTACTGGTTTAGTGACTCTGGAACTCTTGATCTAAACTTCAGCTGCAGCACGTAAGGacaaaagaaattcataaatattttatgaattttatatatatatatatatatatatatatatatatataaataaatacatacatatacatatacatacatacatatataggctataatagaaagagagagtgtTTTATAAATGATGTGACTAACCACTTTGCTTTTGTGTGTTTCGTTTTATCAGTGTGAATGAGGGTGCCCAGAAgtattttctgtctgttttataCATCCCAGAAGTCACAGAAGATTATTTATACACTAATCTCACCTGTCTGGTTCAACATCCAGCAGGTTCGGATGTTGTAAACGTAATTCTTATTCCAGGTGGGCTCTAGTTCATTTTTTACTCTTGTATATGATTAGTTAAAGTCTTCTCTTTTCTAACCTGCTTTCTCGTCTTTCTCTCTCCAGCGAGTCAGTATGAGCGTTATTACTGGATCGGTCTTGGTCTGGTGGCTCTGCTCATATTACTGTGTGCCGTTGCGTTTCTCTTTAGAGTCGATCTGGTTCTGGCTTACAGGGCTGTTTGCTCGTCTGCTGCCATAAGCAGTGGTATGTTTTTATCTcagattcatttattttattgactgTTCTCTGTAGAGATGCTTTCAAGTAGATTGACTTCGGTGACCATGTCAGTGGTTTAGTTTTAAGTGCCTATAAATACTTATCCTTTCACAAAactatttcaatttcacaaaaacatcacatttatatgcaataattattcatattaaatatcattattatatttacattatcatatatatttatttatttatttatattaaattaaataaaatttcaattaTTCAATTTACATTTTCGTTATCATAATGtatctgaatgtttttttaatttataatttgaactTTAATACAGTAGTTTTGTTTTAAGTCAGCCAAAATTAAACATAGTACAAAAAAATACTACTATAATGTATGTTACAGTTTCAGTTAATTGTGAGATTATGagagttttatatatattatgagaataaaatgaactgaaaataaTGTTGCAATGCAAAAATCATTGCCATGTTTGGGCAATGTTTCCCAATGTTTCTTTACAAAATCAACACATTAAAGGAGATTATTTTAGAGTATAATATTGATTGCAAACCTGCATGATTTTATGATACAAGCATGTATCAGCTATTCCAataatgtgatgtttttttcaacaaacCAATTACAAATATGGGAAACACTACCTAAACACAAGTCAAATTTTACCTAAGTGTCGATTATTCTCATGCTTTATTTAAGATGGCAAGTCGTACGATGCGTATGTGTGTTACCTCCATGGTGATCAGCACAGCTCAACTTCTGCAGTGACATTTGCATTGGATTTCCTTCCTGCGATGCTGGAGGATCTTTATGGTTACAAACTCTTCATCAGTGGTCGTGATGAACTTCCTGGGGAAGGTAAACATCCTGTCACATGATCACAGCAAAACAGCTCTAATAACACaaagtaaaaacctgttaaaaaaTCAAGGcatgtttgaattaaatcactgaaaaatcttaattttaaaaatttgatATTGTCTATGCAGCATAACActccaaaaatatttacatttaagatttatctatttgaattgcatttggattacacaggtttaacattaacaaagtaataaacttaatgtgatgcaaATTGCTCAGTCATGCATAAATGAAACCGGTTAGGTTTCTGTAAATAaactgaatgtattttaaatacacaataacaagctttatatatttatgtcatTAAACCCATTTGTTTCAATGTCATACattttaactaattaaatagTTTGTTTCACAACTAGCcatattttcatactttttaactgaataaatgtttgtttttttccaccgTGAACAGATGTATGATGACTTTAAGCaatttaaatgaatgcattttgaaaataattatttaaataaaatcaaatagatgctaataatgttaataataaactatGCCATGATTTCGAATGCAGAAATATTACATCTGTTTGATAAATATGCATCATATTAGTTTGTTAAAactccagtgttattttagtatttgtgAGGTACtcttatagtttttattaatatttagaatcagtttttatttttttatatttttccattttcattgtaattttaaagttttagtaatttttttgtttttgtttttcatttttagtagtttttgttttataacatttttcattgaatttcattttaacataataaattacatttcagttttagttgacTATAATTACCCTGGTCTAATCCAAATGGATggaaattttaaatgcaattcaaataccTAAATCTTCAGGCCTAAATATTTCCTTGACTCTTTATTATAGCACAATCATACTTTAAAACAAGCGTTTTACATTAATCGACTCTCTTTTTCAGCG from the Onychostoma macrolepis isolate SWU-2019 chromosome 09, ASM1243209v1, whole genome shotgun sequence genome contains:
- the LOC131547004 gene encoding interleukin-1 receptor type 1 isoform X2, which encodes MSAFYFRWILISALWIEGSEMITNLRSYTISAGLAFKLECNEDHEMQNVSMSWSIVPNISGINIHGNALWFLPADLSHSASYSCLSRKGNETWETKFDVSVENKTCPCVNRKDELKSTKDITCLLPHIFEIDPQAQVTWRNNCHPLNVTNSKVLAINRSPDMVGKYTCFVSFTFRGKNYSAAQTTEIYSHPEDYVVTKPEIIYPKEYEQKVTLGESYTVNCKALLGKNNKEEETFIYWFSDSGTLDLNFSCSTVNEGAQKYFLSVLYIPEVTEDYLYTNLTCLVQHPAGSDVVNVILIPASQYERYYWIGLGLVALLILLCAVAFLFRVDLVLAYRAVCSSAAISSDGKSYDAYVCYLHGDQHSSTSAVTFALDFLPAMLEDLYGYKLFISGRDELPGEAVHDVIADRMSRSRRLIIVLTSQSCVSPQTDATKSLLPDKLPISDRDVQLKATNTSFDQIWANYEQRVGLYDALVKQGLKVILVQVEDGVEEALLPESLRYISRTKGILKWRQNASNRGNRSFWKHMRYQMPPAKRRKSQELTLL
- the LOC131547004 gene encoding interleukin-1 receptor type 1 isoform X1, which codes for MSFPGKRFKPARPAVTQPKMSAFYFRWILISALWIEGSEMITNLRSYTISAGLAFKLECNEDHEMQNVSMSWSIVPNISGINIHGNALWFLPADLSHSASYSCLSRKGNETWETKFDVSVENKTCPCVNRKDELKSTKDITCLLPHIFEIDPQAQVTWRNNCHPLNVTNSKVLAINRSPDMVGKYTCFVSFTFRGKNYSAAQTTEIYSHPEDYVVTKPEIIYPKEYEQKVTLGESYTVNCKALLGKNNKEEETFIYWFSDSGTLDLNFSCSTVNEGAQKYFLSVLYIPEVTEDYLYTNLTCLVQHPAGSDVVNVILIPASQYERYYWIGLGLVALLILLCAVAFLFRVDLVLAYRAVCSSAAISSDGKSYDAYVCYLHGDQHSSTSAVTFALDFLPAMLEDLYGYKLFISGRDELPGEAVHDVIADRMSRSRRLIIVLTSQSCVSPQTDATKSLLPDKLPISDRDVQLKATNTSFDQIWANYEQRVGLYDALVKQGLKVILVQVEDGVEEALLPESLRYISRTKGILKWRQNASNRGNRSFWKHMRYQMPPAKRRKSQELTLL